From a region of the Cervus canadensis isolate Bull #8, Minnesota chromosome 33, ASM1932006v1, whole genome shotgun sequence genome:
- the LOC122433809 gene encoding 60S ribosomal protein L21-like, translating into MSTSLHPLLSYTQAEQCGNLANDLFFGRNRHLPVIRQNDQHKGKERGTRYMFSRPFRKHGVVPLATYMQIYKKGDIVDIKGMGTVQKGMPHKCYHGKTERVYNVTQHAVGIIVNKQVKGKILAKRINVCIEHIKHSKSRDSFLKRVKENDQKKKEAKEKGTWVQLKRQPAPPREAHFVRTSGKEPELLEPIPYEFMA; encoded by the exons ATGTCTACATCCCTACATCCCCTCCTGTCCTACACACAGGCAGAGCAGTGCGGGAACCTT GCAAATGACCTTTTTTTCGGCCGGAACCGCCATCTTCCAGTAATTCGCCAAAATGACCAACACAAAGGGAAAGAGAGGGGCACCCGCTACATGTTCTCTAGGCCTTTTAGAAAACATGGAGTTGTTCCTTTGGCCACATACATGCAAATCTACAAGAAGGGTGATATTGTAGATATCAAGGGAATGGGTACTGTTCAAAAAGGAATGCCCCACAAATGTTACCATGGCAAAACTGAGAGAGTCTACAATGTTACCCAGCATGCTGTTGGCATCATTGTAAACAAACAAGTTAAGGGCaagattcttgccaagagaattaatGTGTGTATCGAGCATATTAAGCACTCTAAGAGCCGAGATAGCTTCCTAAAACGTGTGaaggaaaatgatcagaaaaagaaggaagccaaAGAGAAAGGGACTTGGGTTCAGCTGAAGCGCCAGCCTGCTCCACCCAGAGAAGCACACTTTGTGAGGACCAGTGGGAAGGAACCTGAACTGTTGGAACCCATTCCCTATGAATTCATGGCCTGA